A segment of the Manihot esculenta cultivar AM560-2 chromosome 13, M.esculenta_v8, whole genome shotgun sequence genome:
TCGGGCCCAAAGGGCTaggccggcctgattgaggaGATCGATGGGAGTCCGATCTCCAGACTGGGTGGACCGGACTTGATGCATGTGATGAGGCTTGGGAGCTTCTAGATGATGGGCTGGTGTCGTGGGCCTAGCCCCAGACCAGAATAAGAAAATCCAGCAGTCATCAATTATATTATGGAATAggttcaaatttaaatattatggatAGAATATCCATtacttgaatttatttatataaatatttaatttaatataaaatatatattttatgattatatttataatttttttatatattttcatttaaaattttgatttttataaattacttttgaattatattttatgtaaattattaaattaaaatttctagaACTAAGCAAGTTAGGATActgtcaaataataataataatatctaagaTGAGTTTAGGCATTCGGGGTAGGGTTTGGGCCTACATACTACCATCCCTATActgattgaaaaataattttaaaaaagtcaACATTGATGGGTTAGCAAGTCAACTTCTTTTGACTGAGCCCACTGGAAGTTCCGCAAGGAACCAGAGCTTTGGACTTTGGATTGAGACCAAATGATTGAAGCGTAGaacattagaaaaataaatttaaaattatattataagattaaaattcataataGCAAATGGGTAAAGATCTAAAAAGCATTAAGGTTTGGAAATTTTGGTGGGTTTGTAAAAATGTAGCAAGTCAACTGGCAATAGTCAATGGGTTTTAGAAACCAGGTACCCATGTTCTTCCATCCATGCCCATTTACCACCTTCATCTCTCTAAGCTTCCTGGCaacttctctctctctatatatatatagcacAAACCCAGCTTCTGATTCATCATCAATATCAAATCCCTCCTCTTTAAAAGCTTTTGATTCTTAGCTAACATCCCCTGGTTCTACccattaataaaaagaaataaggaAGATGAGCGTGGAAGTTTTGGATGGTGCCACCATTGTGAACTTCGTGGAGGACGAAGAAGCATTCACTGTATCAGTACGTGACCGTTTTGATCACCTTGATACAGACCAAGATGGTCTTCTTTCCTATGCAGAAATGTTGAAGGAGCTGCAGAGTCTGAGGGTTTTCGAGACTCACTTTGGAATAGATGTGAAGACAGACCCAGAAGAGCTGGCTCGAGTTTACAGTTCTCTGTTCGAGCAGTTTGATCATGACTTGAGTGGGAGAGTAGATTTGGAGGAGTTCAAGGAAGAGACGAAGCAGATGATGCTGGGCATGGCTAATGGTTTGGGTTTCTTGCCTGTTCAGATGGTGTTGGAAGAAGATAGTCTCTTGAAGAAAGCTGTGGAGAGAAAGTCTGCTTCTGCTGCTGCTTAAAAATTTTGCCATGCTTTGCTTTCTATTAACACTGCAActccattttttattttctgttttgtgcTTTCGTCTGGTTCTTATTCTTCCTTTTTGCCTTTAATTTTCCCATTGCAAGCATGATAATCTTTAGAGCTTTTACCAGTGAAAAATAAATGTTGTCATGTAAATGAGACCACGATGGCTCATATTCAATACACTCTTGTTCTGAGGAAAATATTTTATCCATAattttttcttcattaaaataaattaagctgtttttttttaaaaaaaaaacaataatagcTTTCTAGATTTTAATTCTTATTAACTGTACTAAATTTTATATGCACGAATTCTATTAACACTATTCTTTTAATATTGCATtcgaacaataaaaaataaattttttttagaaacagtttcctttaaaatattttttatatacaaaTTATTTCTGTAGATCAAACAAAGACTTGGTCAAGTTATTGAAAAaagttttatatgaaaaatattttcttaaggatattgaaaatattttctaaaaaaacatattttttattttttcattataatttaaaaaataaaagatattaataaatttatatacattaGTATAAATAAGATACTTAAAATTCGAAAATTAACTTCTTCCTTGAAAAGAATAcatcatttttcttaaaaatgacttaattttttttagcaataaaatatttttttattgatcaatATTTTTCTGAATgtcacaaaaattaaaaaatatttttcaagagAAATTAAATATGTGATTTGACTCGATAGTCACCAaaggtaggggtgagcattcggtcggttcggttcaaaaccgaaccgaaccgaaaaaaccgaaaaccgaattgtagaattttacaaaaatcaaaccgaaccgaataagaggaataaccgaatcgaaccgaaccgatttggttcggttcggttcggtcggttcaaTCGGTTGAAccgattttcaattttttttttaaaattcattctaaaattctattaaaatattttaattttaaattttacaaataaaaaatcaaacaacTCATATATTCATGCGAACCCCAGCTCAAATGCCCCAATACTCAATTCAAAAAGCAGTGTGTCATCGGATGTACAGATTGGGAAGATAAAATCTGAACGCAAGAATACAAAATAGAGCAATAACAGTAAAATAATACTAACCAATACCATAAAATAGCAAATTGAAACCAACACCAGCAAGCAATACAAATTTACAACACCAGCAAGCAACAAAATTTGTATTGCTGCTCTCTATTTCCACAGCAGGAAGATTAAACAACCAAGCAAAAATATACACCTATATTTCAGAATCTATCTTGTGTTAGATTTCCAAGTCCAGAAGAACACTCCAAATTTCTGCCCACTGTAGCACCATCATCATCTCTTAAATTATAATTCTGAAAATAATGTAGCATAACACAAAAGCGTTTGTTATGGACAGAAAATGATGGGCATGGGAGAATAAGAATTTGAGCCATGCAAAGCTAGTTGAACTTAAAGGAGGGAACCATAAATCTAAAACATATGAACAGGTCTTAAGAGAAGCAAGCTATCCCTTAATTGGCCAACACTCTTAACAATGTAATATGCTACAAGCGGATAGTTAAGGCATATGTTAACCTGTAGAGCGACGACCGACGATTGTGTGGAGAGCGACGGCCGAAGATTGCGTGGAGAGCGACGGCCGGAGATTGCGTGGAGAGCGACGGCCGAAGATTGTGTGgagactggagagagagaatagAGAGCTACAGTGGAGAGCGACGACAGTCGGCGACTCAGCGTTGCAAGTGAAGATCGATGACCCGAGTTAGCCGCGATGGTTAATTGGTCGATGTCGGGAGGAGAGTGGAGGTTGGACGGTGGACGGTGGACCCGCTGGAAGTGGTGGAGCTCAAtgctcagagaagaagaggcaCAGGTGTGACGGGAGGGGTGAGTGAGGCGGCGTGGATTCTGCGTCTCTACTCTCAATGGCACATCTTTTAGATTTAGGGCAAACGCTTATAAGAGTATATTTCAAAACGACGTAGTataggtgatttcggttcggttcggtttaatcgaaatttttgaatctaaaaccgaaccgaaccgaaatcaccgaaatttctaaaatgaaaaaccgaaccgaaccgaaatatataaaaaatcgaaccaaaattttaaatcggttcggttcggtcggttttttcggtttaaaccgaaatctgCTCAGCCCTAACCAAAGGGTCTCACATGGTGGGAGTCTTTTAGTGGATCCTGAAGATGACGTATTTGTAACTCGTACATCTAGAGGTAAGGATTCGGTCTCTCGTGATACTCATCCTCAATCACTCAAGGTTTTAAAGCTTGCCTCTTACCAACCAGAACCTAAATCTCTTTTTCATTATGGTCCATGGTTGTTACATGTCAATCACCAAAATCCTGATTAATATGAAATCTCTAATCTATTAGCTGATACTTTCTCAATTCTTAGGAAACAACTAATTAACCTAACAACAAGGATACAGAATTCAGAGTACGCAATCCTAATTTATTCAAGCTATTTGCTatttgatgatcgctggatttcttcaccccggtataaaggccaggcccatgaaaacagtccatgatccgaaggcttcaatattcccctcgagagacaggtccagcccgctcagtcacaaggctggactccgcctagactcctcaatcaaaccggcccaaacctctcggcccagtaatcaggccctcaccaggctcaacttcagccctaccattcaacccagcccggaaaggggaaaatgaccaagatgccccgctggtaggtccttccgcatgcgtatcagaggagaatcatacgtatcagaggagaattaatggccgttacgcatggagcaggtgcctgacacatccgtacatacggagctaggcgacagaagacagctagcattgtggcagagagacagatatatatatcacggtagaagCCACGCAGAGGGGGctcacttcttcttctttctccttcctggacaccatttttattctttctgtaacccttgcctaaatatactactctgagccataaaaatctgacttgagcgtcggagggcctctgccggggcacccccggtaggcccctgaccattctttcttattttacagatcctttcaccaggtagaacatggagagacccatcagggagcccaacaagaaaggacccagaagaaaaccagatctatcatggaccaggaagaggaaaatatttatcaaatggcgccgtctgtgggaaacgaatgagatcttttcatcaccggagttttcactttcaaaacccattgagatccacatgagtttccagatccacccattgagatccacatgagGTATGAAAGTTTGAGCagataacccagctgaaaagaaagacccagctggtttaagaatatcttgacagtctcttaatcttcattttcctaccctcgttgtttattttaacatttattgaattttattactactaactttttctttgagatctGACGAGGTGAAACTTCAAATCGAAATGCTTGTCTCTGAGTGTAGATTTTAATCTTTtctgtaaaaggaaaaaaaggtgAGTGATATATGTATTTGTTGAAGTTCTGAGATCGGccgtatatatattaaaaaaaaaaaagaagaaaaaaggcgagagaaagagaagaggagtccACGAAAAATAAGCGAAGTCGGATAGGGCGTCAGGTCGGAGGAGACACGAGTCATAGCCATCCAACTCGATTGCAGAGCAACGTCCTCAAGTATCAGCAACCTGGAGACAATAGGAAATAATCAAATATCCAGTCAGGTCGAGGTGGATAAGTTCAGACGCAGTATGTCATCCAGCTCAAAGACAAAGTGAACTGAGATACCCGGGATGGCATGGTTGGCCTTAATCCGTTTGACTGTCGAAAGAACGACTGATCGAACACCGCTAGTAAGACCGTCAATGGTTTCGCTAGTCGGAGTAGCAGAACTGAAAGGAGCTCGACATATCCAACGACCCCGACATTAGATTACTCGTTGAGGTCGGATCCATGCTCGAGCTTAGATATGTGATCAAGACCGGACCCGTGTTTGAAGCGTTACCCTTATTCCTGGGTTTTGGCTTCTGGAACCAGTGTTCAGCAGAGAAATATTTCTGGGTTGGTTGGTCGGAATAGCAAGACAGAAGGAACTTGGCAAATCCGACGACCACAGCGTTAGATTACTTGTTGAGGTCGGATCCGTGCTCAAGCTTAGGTCTGTGATTGAGGTCGGAGCCATGTTTAGCAAGATAGCAAGGAGCTCGGCAAACCCGCCAATGACAGCGATAGATTGCTCCTTGAGGTCGAAGCCATGCTCGAGCTTAGATGTGATCGAGGACGGAGCCGTGCCTGAGATCGGCCTCACATTTCGGGTCGGATAAAAATGATTGTCGCGTCCAGTTGCCGCTCTCTGTTTCTGGTTCGCGTAATGCTGGAGGTCGGAGAACTCGGCAAATCCGACGACCATAGTAATAGATTGCTCGTTGAGATTGGACCCATGCTCGAAATTAGATTTGTGTTCGAGGTCGGAGCCAAGCTTCGGACCTGTGCTCGAAGTTAGATTTGTGTTCGAGGGCGGAGCTAGGCTAGAGGTCGGACTCGCGTTTCAGGTCGGCGGAATGATGTTGTAGATGTTGGCCAGCTTGAAGGAGAGCACAATTTTCGAACTTGAATTTAGCAGAGCGCGACGGCCTGATTGAGGAGGTCAGCCAAGTCGACAACTCAGAATTCATCAAATCCAAGATCAATTTGTTCATGGGTTGGAGTCCGTTGCTCTCCTGGGCATGTTGTTTCATTGGAGTTGACAGATTCGAATCTGTGTGGCTCTGTTTCATCTCTGATTTCCAGGCTTGACGAtctcaccaaattgtctcttgcAGGAAACAACTTCGCTGGTCGGAGCATTGAAGGGACGCTTGATAGGAGCACCGAGGGATTTGCATGGTCAAACCCGTAGGTCGGACAATCGAGGGCCCAGTAAGGCATAGGAACAGGTCGACCTATTAAAGCTGTGTATTGGTCGACGACAGCTAATGGAAAGGGTCCAGCGAAAAAGTACAAGTTGAGAACAATCCCGATAATCTTGTACGTGAGCGAAGTTCCTCTGTAGAACACATCCATGCCATTACTGTTCAGAAGAAGAACCGAGTGAGCAGAGGGTTACACATTCACATTTCTTAGATCCATGTACACCGGATGAGACCCATGCAGATCAGCAGTAAGATTAATGGCTGAGATATCAGTAGTATACAGAGTATATGGATCTCCAGGGTACAATTTGATTCCATGAGGCTGTGTGTTCTCTCCGAGACCGTAGAGTGAAGCATCTTTAGGCGATTTTGTGGATACTTCCAAATATTGGTCTTTGAAGACCATTTCTCCAAAGGGGACCGATTCATCGGAGCTCGTATTGAAAAAGGTCTGCCCATTTGATTTTCTCTTCACTGCGAAATCAAATGGGTCCGCTTTGTAGCAAAAGGCTCAGCTCTTTCTTCGCCCAACAGGCATAGACTCCTTATTTGCTATGACACACGAGGAGGTTATGGGGATGACAAGTGGGTTCAGGGTGGGTCCAATCCTGAAGCTTACGACATTTGGCATTGGCATGGTGTTAAGAGTGGAATGAAGGGAGGCGTATTTGCAATAAATTGCTTGAAACAAAAGAATCTGCTTTGAAGTATGCTGAGCGTTTGGCTGAGCTTGCTATCGCTTTGGGCTTTGATGGCTGGCTGGTATGTAGTTTTGCTAATCTTACGTTAATACTTACGGTCTGAGTTTACATTTGAGAAGTGCTTCAATAAGTTTTATGGGAATGTCATTTTGAATGATTTATCTTGACTAGTGAGAGTGTCATTTCTAGGACACTGATAATTCATTTCACAATGcaatttttagataattttcaCAATCATGCATAATAATgtttagttaaaaataaaataagataaatggAAAATAATTAGTATATTACTGggtaaataaacaaataaaattaactagCTCATATTTTGAGTAGCAGTTATACactcaattaaattatatatttttagcaAGCGTCAGATGTTATTAGTAACATCTGGCttccaattattattattttaaatataaatacctTAGAATATCAGGTCTAATTATAAAGTTTAAATcttagaataaaattttcatgagCACACAGATATATGCTCAAAAGCATACTAGCTCAGGGAGAAAGTTTTCGCTGCTAGTTAAGAGAAGCATGAATATTCTAATGAAGGGATTATGTGTTTAAACATGCAAAATATTGTTTATTGCATCTCTAAAACTGCATGGGTTAACGTTGTAAATACTTGCATTTGTTCATCTGAAGTATGAAATCGAGTGACATGTgtgacatattatttattgacggatattattgaattaacaacaagcattctcgttatatacgctctgtgcaagttcttattttgcagaaaaattcagaaaaatgaacaagacctcagttaggcacaaaaccagctgagatgacgaagcgacagtaaggccaacgagcctgaatcttgtgcaaaaacctcaagaaggcacaaaaaactgccggcggggccccgaggtcaccccggaacggccggtgaggatcttaaagatgcctcccggagcatgaagaccgggatcccctagaactcccggaaaaacaaaacaaaaaactgccggcggggccccgaggtcaccccggaacggccggtgaggatcttaaagatgcctcccggagcatgaagaccgggatcccctagaactcccgggaaaacaaaacaaaaaactgccggcggggccccgaggtcaccccggaacggccggtgaggatcttaaagatgcctcccgaagcatgaagaccgggatcccctagaactcccgggaaaacaaagcaaaaatcagccggcggggccccgaggtcaccccggaataaaaacggccggtgaggatcttaaaaaacctcccggagcatgaagaccgggatcccctagaactcccgggaaaacaaagaagaccgggatcccctagaactcccgggaaaacaaaataaaaacggccggtgaggatcttaaaagacctcccggagcacgaagaccgggatcccctagaactcccgggaaaacaaaataaaaacggtcggtgaggatcttaaaagacctcccggagaatgaagaccgggatcccctagaactcccgggaaaacaaaataaaaacggccggtgaggatcttaaaagacctcccggagaatgaagaccaggatcccctagaactcccgggaaaataaaataaaaacggccggtgaggatcttaaaagacctcccggagaaTGAAGACCAgggtccccaagatctcctggcaaaggaagacctcaataaggtcttgacaagagaagacctcaataaggtcttgacaaaggaagacctcaataaggtcttgacaaaaggagacctcactgaggtcctagcaaaggaagacctcaataaggtcttgacaagaaaagacctcaataaggtcttgacaaaggaagacctcaataaggtattgacaaaagaagacctcactgaggtcctagcaaaggaagacctcactgaggtcctagcaaaggaagacctcactgaggtcctagcaaaggaagacctcaataaggtcttgacaagagaagacctcaataaggtcttgacaaaggaagacctcaataaggtcttgacaaaagaagacctcactgaggtcctggcaaaagaagacctcaaaaaaggtcttgacaaaagaagacctcaaagaggcagaagacctcaaagaggcagaagacctcaatgaggcagaagacctcactgagaggtagaagacctcaatgaggcagaagacctcactgatgcagaagacctcagtgagaggtagaagacctcactgaggtagaataccggcgaagatctcaaagatctcccggagcgaaAATGGCCGGAATCCCCAAGATCATCCGGTGctacaagcaaaaacaactcataagaacgtagttctgatctcacataaaagattggggcacgggaccataaatgaaaagttaAACTCCGATCTCCCAAAGGAACTCGAGTCTTCAGGTAGAGAGACTTGGATCTCgcacaacagccaaaagtaccaaagcatcatgccgatctcaagaaaacgagcgcagtactggtaaacccaataggcagaccgaattgaggcaaggcgattcctaagcaaactgcataccaaaatacaaagccaaacagagaatcaggggcaatcataagaggcgCCGACCTCGGGAATTGACCGCTCacactaaaccaactcagctggcctagagaaaggtccaggcaacaaagagcccgcaaaacgctcgaGAGAAGACAACCCATAAATACTCAGGGGCAAAAAAACATACACGAGAGTCCAACGCtcagacaaaaataataaaaaggcaagaaagggaTACTTTCGACAAGAGCAGTTCTCAGACCGCACgatcatgaatagagtttaaagatttatcccctcaccagtcatggaataactgctgaggagataaaggggcaattgatgatcgctggatttcttcaccccggtataaaggccaggcccatgaaaacagtccatgatccgaaggcttcaatattcccctcgagagccaggtccagaCCGCTCAGTCACAAGGCtggactccgcctagactcctcaatcaaaccggcccaaacctctcggcccagtaatcaggccctcaccaggctcaacttcagccctatcattcaacccagcccggaaaggggaaaatgaccaagatgacccgctggtaggtccttccgtatgcgtatcagaggagaatcataagtatcagaggagaattaatggccgttacgtatggagcaggtgcctgacacatccgtacatacggagctaggcgacagaagacagctagcattgtggcagagagacagatatatatatcacggtagaagCCACGCAGAGGGGGctcacttcttcttctttctccttcctggacaccatttttattctttctgtaacccttgcctaaatatactactctgaaccataaaaatctgacttgagcgtcggagggcctctgccggggcacccccggtaggcccctgaccattctttcttattttacagatcctttcaccaggtagaacatggagagacccatcagggagcccaacaagaaaggacccagaagaaaaccagatctatcatggaccaggaagaggaaaatatttatcactATTTATTACTTTACTAGTTCATTTTAAATAGACACTGATTTGAGAGGTTGTGGGATAAATCTAAAAACCATTAAATGTCTTGTAAATAAAGAGaggttattttaataaatttaggtGAAATTTAGAGTTGCTTTTGGAAATAGAATATCTAAATATATTAAGGAAGAATTACTACGTGGTcctataatatagaaaaatttaccTAGTTAAtcattgtatttttaaaaatacattaaattgttccttacatttaaaaaattcaatcaattagtccttttacttaaaacctttaAGTACTAATGAAAAGTAAACAATACCCTAAAAAATTTAGACTATTAACTTGATTAACCTAAAAGAAAAAACCCCTGAATCCCTAATCTCATTATGCGCTCTCTCTTCATACAAGCCCCAATAGTCTTCTTCACGTCCTCTCTTCCTTTTGtgtcttctctttttctttgccGTTCTCGTACGACAATTGAGTGAGATTGGATATCGATCGAGTAAGAGTCCCTGATCCAGGTGATAAACTCTTATATCGAATGCTAATGGGAGAATCAATAATGGTTGTCTCAAATATGAAGATAACGTTgaagatttatttaaaattaatacataGTTAACGTTACTCTGATTGAGtttttgttaattattttctattcaaaatttttaaggtTCATTTCATTGACTATTATTGAATCAAGCCATGTTCACCGTAGTGGcaatattttcttatttctgttttattagtttatttataATACCTATCTAAAAGGCATTGAGTTATTATTGTGGTGTAATAAAGTGAATAGTATATTAGACTATCATATATATTGCAATCTCTTAATAAAATCGtcagtttttaaatttaatttgttagtttcagttaactatattttatagttatttagtattttatttaatttcagtATCATTCAAATTTAGATAACTAATTTTATCTTCTATTTTCCTGTGATCCTCAATCCCCTTCTCCCAACTGCGAAATTTTGAGGCATACATAAACCATTAGAGTCAAAAGATTAAAATGGTGGAGATCTCATTAGAAAGGCTTATGGGAAAAATTCCAAATTTGATATAGCCAATGGCCGAACTTCTTCTGAAAGGACGTGGCAAGAAACCAAATTGGATAGTGTGTTAGGTTCTGGCCATATCGGTGACATTGATGAACTTGCTGCAATCAATATGGAAGTTCAAGATTCATCAATTGAAAAAGCGGAAGAAGAAGAACCAACTATTAGACTAGATGGTCCACCTTTAAAAAAGCCACTAGAAGTTGCGTTAGTTAAAGAATATGGAACTTTGGACATCAAGAAAGTAAAGAAGATGATAAAATTCCAGCATCTTTTCCCACACTCACACCATATGAGTGGAAGGATGTTGGTTTCTCTCAGCTACCATGGCAAATGACGAGATGAAAGAAGAAGTGATGGTAAAAATTGGGGATTTATGTTAAGGTTGAAGAGGTTCTAAACATTAGTAGAAAGatatttttgaaagaaaaatcttCTCTCCTCCTTTGATTTAAGCTATAAAAAGCAATGACAATGtaagtaatattttaatatatttttaaaaatttagagatctgagttttttttatattacagcgattaagaaataatttttcaaatatttataaGTTCTGACGGGAAAGTTTATGGGAAAGAAAAGTTGAGTTGTTAGAGGTTGTTAAACTAGTTGTAGGACATAGCTAGAGAGCTGATTAGCATGTGATGATCGCTGGGTTCCTTCACCCCTGTCTAAGGGACGGCCCATGAAGACAGCCCACGATATGAAGGCTTTCAGATCTTCTCCAAGAGCTAGACCTGGCCCATTCCACCGCGAGATCGTACTCCAGTCTAGGGTCAGGCCCACTAGGGCAGCTCATGGCCCGAAAGCTACTAAGCCTCCTCCAAAGACCGGGCTCCAGTCCGTTTCTTCAAGCAGGCCGGCCTCGCTTCTCTAGCCCAACGAACAGATTCCCTCTGGGCCTAGTCTTAACCTCATCCTCCGGCCCAGCTCAGAACCAGGAAAAAGTTCAGCCCCTTCGCCTTATaggaccatccgcatgcgcgcccggggagaatcaggggccgttgtgcttgggacagagatctgattccctcgtacgtccgtatcaacataGCAGGGACAAGTGGTCCAATGATACTCGTTCTGTTAAtgcgtcactagcagacaaaagaaaacatataaaaggagaaataccctcctctaggtctaagcttttccagttttacagaacccattgtaaaaccctattctggatctcagatcatcaattg
Coding sequences within it:
- the LOC122721620 gene encoding uncharacterized protein LOC122721620, with the translated sequence MSVEVLDGATIVNFVEDEEAFTVSVRDRFDHLDTDQDGLLSYAEMLKELQSLRVFETHFGIDVKTDPEELARVYSSLFEQFDHDLSGRVDLEEFKEETKQMMLGMANGLGFLPVQMVLEEDSLLKKAVERKSASAAA